CACATCGGCCAGGGATTGCTGGCGGCCCTGCGCGGTCACGATGATGACGGTATTGCCCTCATCAACGGCCGTATCGTCCTCCACGCTCGCGCGCTCGGTCTCGGTCTGCTGGGCAGGGGCGGTTTGCGCGTGGGCGATACCGGGAATTGCCAGGGCGACCAGCGAGGCACCGAGGGACAGGGTCGCTCTGCGACGCGACGACGATTGGCACACAGTGCGCATGAATATCTCTCCCATGTGTATTCTTGTTGCAAATTTGTACGCCGAACGGCGGCATTCGCTGCGGCATAAAGGCATCGAAATATAGCGTTTTGTCAAGCTCATAACGGTTCGAATGCGCGGTTTTCCGGCGTTCCTGTGGCAGGCTTGACGTTCGGGTAAAGTGGTTGACGGTACGGCATGGCGGGTTTCGTCTGCGCTTGTCGATCCCACCTGTTGCGCCTAGGCAACGGCGATCATGGTCAGCCAATCTTCGTCCGCGAATGCGGACACGCACATTCGCCCGGTCATTTCCGCCACCGGCCTGTACACTCCGACCGATGTCATCACCAACGAGGAGCTCGTCGAAAGCTTCAACGCGTTCGTAGAGCGTGAAAACGCTGCGAACGCGGGCGCGATCGAAGCTGGCGAAACGGAGGCGCTGCAACCGAGCTCGGTCGGCTTCATCGAGAAGGCGAGCGGTATCAAGGCGCGGCATGTGCTGGACAAGGAAGCGATCCTCGATCCCGCGACCATGGCCCCGCGTTACCGCGAGCGCGGCAATGACGAATTGTCGCTGATGGCGGAGATCGGCGTGGCGGCCTGCCGCGAAGCGCTGGCGATGGCCGGTCGCGATCCCGAGGATGTCGATGCGGTGCTGTGCGCCGCCTCCAACATGCAGCGGCCCTATCCCGCGATGGCGATCGAGATCCAGCAGGCGCTGGGTATCGACGGGTTCGCCTTCGACATGAACGTCGCCTGCTCTTCGGCCACCTTCGGTATCCAGACCGCGGCGGATTATGTCCGCGCGGGCCATGCACGCAGCGTGCTGGTGGTCAGTCCCGAAATTACCAGCGGACATCTCAACTGGCGCGACCGGGACAGCCATTTCATCTTCGGCGATGTCGCGACCGCCGTGCTGGTCGAACGCGCGGAAATGGCCCCGGCGGAGCATTGGGACATTCTCGGCACCAGGCTGAAGACCGTGTTTTCAAACAATATCCGCAACAATTTCGGCTTCCTCAATCGCGCCCATCCCGAAACGGTGGGCGCGGCGGACAAGCTGTTCGTCCAGGAAGGGCGCAAGGTCTTCAAGGAAGTCGTGCCGATGGTCGCCGAGATGATCCTGTCGGAAGCGGAGCGACTGGATATCAACGCCGCCGGTTTGCGGCGGTTGTGGTTGCATCAGGCCAATGCCGGCATGAACCGGCTGATCGCGCAGCGCGTGCTGGGGCACGAGGCGAGCGAGGACGAGAGCCCAACCGTGCTCGACAGCTACGGTAATACCTCCAGTGCGGGCTCGATCATCGCCTTCCACCGGCATCGCGCCGATCTCGCCCACGGGGATACCGGCCTCGTCTGCAGCTTCGGCGCGGGCTATTCGGTAGGCGCGGTGTTTCTGCGCAAGGTCGGCGCCTGACTGCGGTGCCACTCGCCGGTTTTGCTTGTGAGGGCGGGGACCAGCCCCTAGGTTGAACCCATGGCAGGAGAATTGTTGGACAATCGGGGACGGGGCGAAGCGGGCTGGAACTGGCCCGCGATACATCCCGAAGGGCGTAAGTTCGGATTGATCGTCGCGGGTCTCGCGCTGGTCGCCGCGCTGTTCGCGTGGGAAACCATCGCTTGGCCGCTCGGCTTCCTGTCCCTCGGCGTGCTGGCCTTCTTCCGCGATCCGGAGCGGGTGGTGCCGCAGGGCGATAAATGCATCGTCGCGCCGGCCGATGGCTTGGTTTCGCTGATTAGCACTGTGGTTCCCCCGGCGCAGTTGCAAGGGGCTGACCAGAACGGGCAGGAGGGCTTGCCCCCCGGCGAGGTCATCCGCGTGTCGATTTTCATGAGCGTGTTCGATGTCCACATCAATCGCGCGCCGGTGGGCGGCACGATCAGCCGCCTCGCCTACATTCCCGGCAAGTTCCTCAACGCCGATCTGGACAAGGCGAGCGAGGAGAACGAGCGCCAGCATATCTTGGTCACGCGCCCGGATGGGGTGCAGATCGGCTTCACCCAGATTGCCGGGCTAGTGGCGCGCCGGATCGTGCCCTTCGTGCAGACGGGCGATATGGTCGCGGCGGGGCAACGGGTCGGCCTGATCCGCTTCGGCAGCCGCGTGGACGTGTACCTTCCGGCCGGTACCGCGCCGAAGGTGATCCTGGGTCAGAAGGTCATCGCCGGGGAGACGGTTCTCGCCGAAATCGGTCACGCTCCCGAAATAGAGGGGCTGTTGCAGTGAAGGTGCGGGGGTCGCGGCTTGGACCCAAGGCCGCTGAAGACGAAACGTCGCCCGAGGTGGTGCGCGGATCAGGGCAGGGCCTCTCGCTTCGCGCCGTTCTGCCCAACGCCATCACCGCGGCGGCGATGTGCTCCGGCCTGACCGGAATCCGCTTCGCGATCTCGGGCGACTGGCGCGAAAGCGTGCTCGCGATCATCCTCGCGGGGCTGCTCGACGGGATCGACGGGCGCATCGCACGCCTGCTGAAGGCGCAGAGCCGGTTCGGGGCCGAACTCGATAGTCTCGCCGACTCGCTATCGTTCGGCATGGCGCCGGCCATCGTGCTCTATCTGTGGTCGTTGCAGGCGCTGCCCCGGCTGGGATGGATCGCGGCGCTGGCATTCGCGATCGCCTGCGCGCTGCGCCTGGCGCGTTTCAACGCGCAGATCGACATGGACGAACAGCCGCACAAGAGTGCGGGCTTTCTTACCGGCGTTCCCGCCCCGGTGGGCGCGGGGCTGGCGTTTCTGCCGGTCTATCTCTGGCTTGCGACGGGGTGGGAAGAATTCCGCAACGCGTGGCTCGTCGGGCCGTGGATGGCGCTGATTGCGTTCCTAATGATTTCGAACATCGCCACGCTCAGCTGGACCTCGATCAGACCCCGTCGAAACGTCAGGCTGGAGCTCATTTTCTTCGCCGGTCTCATCTTCGCCGCGCTATTGATCGAGCCCTGGTGGTCGTTGGCGGCCATTGCCGGCGGCTACCTGGTGTTGATGCCGCTGGGAATCGTCCGGTATGCACGTATCAGGCGGCAGCGCGCGGAAGCACGGCAAGCGGCTCGCCCGCTCGAAGCCGACGATCCGCTGCAATAATACGCCGCGACCGTGGCAAAGGCTGCGGATAGCGAATCTTTTTCTTTTCCTGCTCGAGTTCGGCGCGCAGGGCCAGAAAGGCCCCGCGGGCACGCACCGCCGCGTCGGCAATAGTTGCGAGCGATATTACCGCGACAACGGCAAACAGGGTGAAAAGGGCAAAACCAACCATGAGACCACCTTCCGTTCTTGACCCGCAAATGTCCGTCTGTTGACAAGTTGTGGAGAACAGGTGGACAACCTCGATGGAGCACTCCTGTTCCGGATCGATAGGCAATGTTCTCCATTTGTTCTCACAGGTCAAGTGCTTTTAGCGCCGGGCCGATATACGGGTGCGGCGAATGGGGGCTGGATTTCTCCGGCGATCGTCGCTAATTGCCCTCGCGTCGCGCGGGATTCGGCCACACCGGTCGGGTATCGCACGGCAAAATCCACATGGAAGGCGCTGACATACCGGTGCCGCGCGCGGGCGATCCGCAACGCGGTTCCTGCCTTCCAGAGGTCAAACCGGAAAGGAATATGATTATGGCGGCTCCTACCGTCACCATGCAGCAATTGATCGAGGCCGGCGCGCATTTCGGCCACCAGACCCACCGCTGGAACCCGCGGATGAAGCCTTACATCTTCGGCAACCGCAACGGCGTTCACATCATCGACCTGTCGCAGACCGTGCCCCTGATGGCGCGTGCGCTCGATTTCGTGGATGCGACCGCGCGGGCGGGCGGCAAGGTGCTGTTCGTCGGTACCAAGCGCCAGGCGCAGGAGCCGATCGCCGAGGCGGCACGTGCTGCCGGGCAGCACTTCGTCAACCACCGCTGGTTGGGCGGCATGCTCACCAACTGGAAGACGATCAGCCAGTCGATCAAGCGTCTCAAGACTCTGGAAGAGCAGCTTTCAGGCGACACCCACGGGCTGACCAAGAAGGAAATCCTCCAGCTCACGCGCGAGCGCGACAAGCTGGACATGTCGCTGGGCGGCATCCGCGACATGGGCGGTATTCCCGACGTCATGATCGTGATCGACGCCAACAAGGAAGATCTCGCCATCAAGGAAGCCAACGTGCTTGGCATTCCGGTGGTCGGTGTGCTCGATTCGAACGTCGATCCGACCGGCATCGCTTTCCCCGTCCCGGGTAACGACGACGCCAGCCGCGCGGTGCGCCTCTATTGCGAGGCGTTCGGCGAGGCCGCGAAGAAGAACTCGGGTGGTGGCAAGAACGTCGGCGAGATGGAAAATCCGCCGGCAGAGGCCGAAGCCGCCGCCTGAACCGGCGAATGAACCGCCGTCACCGGCGCTTCACAAACAGACATTAGCCGCCCGGGTCGCACGCTCGACCCGGGCGCATTGCACTATCAAATTCGAGGAAACGAGACATGGCTGCTTTTACCGCCGCTGACGTGAAGAAGCTCCGCGAGAAGACCGGAGCGGGCATGATGGATGCCAAGAAGGCGCTCGAAGACGCGAACGGCGACATCGAGGCCGCGGTCGACGCACTGCGTGCCAAGGGCCTTGCCACCGCGCAGAAGAAGTCCAGCCGCACCGCGGCCGAGGGCCTGGTCGGCGTGGCCGTCGAAGGGACCAAGGGCGTCGCGGTCGAGGTCAATTCGGAAACCGACTTCGTCGCCAAGAACGACAAGTTCCAGGACTTCGTGCGCAAGACCACCGAAGTTGCGCTGGGCGTGGACGGCGACGATGTCGAAGCGCTCAAGGGCGCATCCTACCCCGATGGCGGCACCGTGGGCGACAAGCTGACGGATAACGTTGCGACCATCGGCGAGAACCAGCAGGTCCGCCGCATGAAGACCGTGAGCGTCGATAATGGCGTGGTCGTTCCTTACATGCACAACGCCGTCTCGCCGAACCTCGGCAAGATCGGCGTGCTCGTCGCGCTTGAAAGCGAAGCCGACGCGGACACGCTGGAAGCGCTGGGCAAGCAACTCGCCATGCACATTGCCGCCGCGTTCCCGCAGGCGCTCAACGC
Above is a genomic segment from Erythrobacter sp. 3-20A1M containing:
- a CDS encoding beta-ketoacyl-ACP synthase III, with translation MVSQSSSANADTHIRPVISATGLYTPTDVITNEELVESFNAFVERENAANAGAIEAGETEALQPSSVGFIEKASGIKARHVLDKEAILDPATMAPRYRERGNDELSLMAEIGVAACREALAMAGRDPEDVDAVLCAASNMQRPYPAMAIEIQQALGIDGFAFDMNVACSSATFGIQTAADYVRAGHARSVLVVSPEITSGHLNWRDRDSHFIFGDVATAVLVERAEMAPAEHWDILGTRLKTVFSNNIRNNFGFLNRAHPETVGAADKLFVQEGRKVFKEVVPMVAEMILSEAERLDINAAGLRRLWLHQANAGMNRLIAQRVLGHEASEDESPTVLDSYGNTSSAGSIIAFHRHRADLAHGDTGLVCSFGAGYSVGAVFLRKVGA
- a CDS encoding phosphatidylserine decarboxylase, with translation MAGELLDNRGRGEAGWNWPAIHPEGRKFGLIVAGLALVAALFAWETIAWPLGFLSLGVLAFFRDPERVVPQGDKCIVAPADGLVSLISTVVPPAQLQGADQNGQEGLPPGEVIRVSIFMSVFDVHINRAPVGGTISRLAYIPGKFLNADLDKASEENERQHILVTRPDGVQIGFTQIAGLVARRIVPFVQTGDMVAAGQRVGLIRFGSRVDVYLPAGTAPKVILGQKVIAGETVLAEIGHAPEIEGLLQ
- a CDS encoding phosphatidylcholine/phosphatidylserine synthase, with translation MKVRGSRLGPKAAEDETSPEVVRGSGQGLSLRAVLPNAITAAAMCSGLTGIRFAISGDWRESVLAIILAGLLDGIDGRIARLLKAQSRFGAELDSLADSLSFGMAPAIVLYLWSLQALPRLGWIAALAFAIACALRLARFNAQIDMDEQPHKSAGFLTGVPAPVGAGLAFLPVYLWLATGWEEFRNAWLVGPWMALIAFLMISNIATLSWTSIRPRRNVRLELIFFAGLIFAALLIEPWWSLAAIAGGYLVLMPLGIVRYARIRRQRAEARQAARPLEADDPLQ
- the rpsB gene encoding 30S ribosomal protein S2; this encodes MAAPTVTMQQLIEAGAHFGHQTHRWNPRMKPYIFGNRNGVHIIDLSQTVPLMARALDFVDATARAGGKVLFVGTKRQAQEPIAEAARAAGQHFVNHRWLGGMLTNWKTISQSIKRLKTLEEQLSGDTHGLTKKEILQLTRERDKLDMSLGGIRDMGGIPDVMIVIDANKEDLAIKEANVLGIPVVGVLDSNVDPTGIAFPVPGNDDASRAVRLYCEAFGEAAKKNSGGGKNVGEMENPPAEAEAAA
- the tsf gene encoding translation elongation factor Ts, which codes for MAAFTAADVKKLREKTGAGMMDAKKALEDANGDIEAAVDALRAKGLATAQKKSSRTAAEGLVGVAVEGTKGVAVEVNSETDFVAKNDKFQDFVRKTTEVALGVDGDDVEALKGASYPDGGTVGDKLTDNVATIGENQQVRRMKTVSVDNGVVVPYMHNAVSPNLGKIGVLVALESEADADTLEALGKQLAMHIAAAFPQALNAEGLDPELIERERAIAKEKAAESGKPENVQEKMVEGAIGKFAKENALLSQLFVMDNKTPIGDVVAKAGKDAGKPIVLKDYVRFQLGEGIEKEESDFAAEVAAAVKG